GAGACATGATCGACTGCGGTGAAGGCGCCGAAGCGCCTGGTCACCGCGTCGAACCGCACCACGGGAGAAGAAGGTGACCGGCCAGATTTGCCGGCCGGGTCATCCGGCATGATGGTTCCGCGTTCCTGACGTGATGGAGATTCCGCCCGCGGTGCACGCTAACGATATGGTGCAGCAGGCTCAAGCCTCAGTCGCGCGTCAGCGTACGGCTCACCGCATCGCGCCAGCCGAGCCATTTGCGTTCGCGCGTCGCTGCATCCATCTGTGGCTCAAAGCGGCGCTCGCATTGCCAGGTGGCGGCGAAGCCATCGAGATCCGGGCAGAGCCCCGCCGCGAAGCCGGCGAGATAGGCAGCGCCGAGCGCGGTCGTCTCCATCACCTTGGGCCGGTCCACCGGCGCATCCATGATGTCGGCGATGAACTGCATGGCGGCATCGCTCGCGGACATGCCGCCATCGACGCGCAACACGGTGCCCGCGGCGCTCGGCCAGTCGGCGCGCATGGCCTCGACCAGATCGCGGGTCTGATAGCCGACCGATTCGAGCACGGCGCGTGCGACATCCGCCGCACCCGAATTGCGTGTGAGGCCGAAGATCGCGCCCCGCGCCTGCGCATCCCAGTAGGGCGCACCGAGGCCGACAAAGGCCGGCACAAGATAAAGCTGCTCGTCCGGATCGTGGCGCGCGGCCAGCGCGTCGGTGTCGGCCGACGATGCGATCAGCTTCAGGCCGTCTCGCAGCCATTGTACGGCGGCGCCAGCAACGAAGATGGCGCCTTCAAGCGCATAGCTGCGTTGGCCATCGATCTGATAGGCGATCGTGGTCAACAGCCGGTTGCGTGACGTCACCGGTTTGGCGCCGGTATTGAGCAGCGCGAAGCAGCCTGTGCCATAGGTCGATTTCATCATGCCGGACTTGAAACACCCCTGGCCAACGGTGGCCGCCTGCTGGTCGCCCGCGACACCGCGGATGGCAATCGTGCAGCCGAACACGTCCGTCGTGCCGAAATCGCCGGTGCAGTCGCGCACCTCGGGTAACAGCGAGAGCGGCACACGAAACAGCTCGGCGAGTTCCGCGTCCCACTGCCCT
The genomic region above belongs to Pseudorhodoplanes sinuspersici and contains:
- the glpK gene encoding glycerol kinase GlpK, which gives rise to MASAILAIDQGTTSTRAIVFDVSLNPLATVQQEFPQIYPASGWVEHDPEDIWTSVVATSQAVLKQAGLVAKDIAAIGITNQRETVLIWDRATGRPIHNAIVWQDRRTDDVCTVLRDAGHEATISARTGLLLDPYFSATKIAWLLDRVDGARAAAQAGRLAFGTVDTFLIWRLTGGRVHATDATNAARTLLFDIRKGQWDAELAELFRVPLSLLPEVRDCTGDFGTTDVFGCTIAIRGVAGDQQAATVGQGCFKSGMMKSTYGTGCFALLNTGAKPVTSRNRLLTTIAYQIDGQRSYALEGAIFVAGAAVQWLRDGLKLIASSADTDALAARHDPDEQLYLVPAFVGLGAPYWDAQARGAIFGLTRNSGAADVARAVLESVGYQTRDLVEAMRADWPSAAGTVLRVDGGMSASDAAMQFIADIMDAPVDRPKVMETTALGAAYLAGFAAGLCPDLDGFAATWQCERRFEPQMDAATRERKWLGWRDAVSRTLTRD